One uncultured Hyphomonas sp. genomic region harbors:
- a CDS encoding ABC transporter permease — MMEFLRQQMGGFGATYRRELGAYFATPMAYVFLAVFLLAVGVFTWEAGNFFGAGSADLSTFFVWHPWLYMIFLPALAMRLWADEQGAGTDELLLSLPLGMPGLVLGKLCAAWTVAGVGLLLTFPMWITVNYLGGPDNTAIALTYLVSFLMAGAYLSIGSAVSALTGSQVTAFVISVLIAFAFTAAGWPLVLSTVKAVFGTGFADLVAQFSFLTQFEGAQRGVLELRSVMFFLGFTAFWSILNGLWAARQRLS, encoded by the coding sequence ATGATGGAGTTCCTTCGCCAGCAGATGGGCGGCTTCGGCGCGACCTACCGGCGTGAGCTTGGCGCCTATTTCGCCACGCCCATGGCCTATGTCTTCCTCGCCGTCTTCCTGCTTGCCGTCGGCGTGTTCACCTGGGAGGCCGGGAATTTCTTCGGCGCAGGCTCGGCAGACCTGTCGACCTTCTTCGTCTGGCACCCCTGGCTTTACATGATCTTCCTGCCGGCGCTGGCGATGCGCCTCTGGGCAGACGAGCAGGGCGCGGGAACGGATGAGCTGTTGCTGTCGCTGCCGCTCGGCATGCCGGGGCTGGTCCTCGGCAAGCTGTGTGCGGCGTGGACAGTGGCCGGTGTCGGCCTGCTGCTGACCTTCCCGATGTGGATCACGGTGAATTACCTTGGCGGGCCGGACAATACCGCCATCGCGCTGACCTATCTGGTCAGCTTCCTGATGGCGGGCGCCTATCTCTCCATCGGATCGGCCGTGTCGGCCCTGACCGGCAGCCAGGTGACGGCCTTCGTCATCAGTGTCCTGATCGCCTTTGCCTTCACCGCCGCCGGCTGGCCGCTGGTGCTCTCGACCGTGAAAGCGGTGTTCGGCACAGGCTTTGCCGACCTTGTCGCGCAGTTCTCCTTCCTCACCCAGTTCGAGGGCGCCCAGCGCGGCGTGCTGGAATTACGCTCGGTCATGTTCTTCCTCGGCTTCACCGCCTTCTGGTCCATCCTCAATGGCCTCTGGGCCGCCCGCCAGAGGCTCAGCTGA
- a CDS encoding ABC transporter ATP-binding protein translates to MLDIQGLEKSFGAKRAVQGVSFTLEKGTVLGFLGPNGAGKSTTMRMIAGVLEPDSGDALINGKSIVSHRRQAQAALGYLPEGAPLYEDMTPPEFLNFMAAARKIERSKRKDAVERAIADARITTVASQRIGSLSKGYRRRVGLAGAILHDPPVLLLDEPTDGLDPNQKRAVRALIARMAPTKAILISTHTLTEVPAMCTRAIVVDRGMIVADGTPEELAKKSDDGSLEGAFMRLTDQAEANAR, encoded by the coding sequence ATGCTCGACATTCAAGGTCTGGAGAAAAGTTTTGGCGCCAAGCGCGCCGTGCAGGGCGTTTCATTCACGCTTGAGAAGGGCACGGTGCTTGGCTTTCTCGGTCCGAACGGGGCCGGCAAGTCCACAACCATGCGCATGATTGCCGGCGTTCTGGAGCCGGATTCGGGCGACGCGCTGATCAATGGCAAATCCATCGTCTCTCACCGCCGGCAGGCGCAGGCCGCGCTCGGCTATCTGCCGGAGGGCGCGCCGCTTTATGAAGACATGACCCCGCCGGAATTCCTGAATTTCATGGCCGCCGCCCGCAAGATCGAACGCAGCAAGCGCAAGGATGCCGTCGAGCGCGCCATTGCGGACGCCCGTATCACGACCGTGGCAAGCCAGCGGATCGGGTCACTCTCCAAGGGCTATCGCCGGCGTGTGGGCCTCGCCGGGGCGATCCTGCACGACCCGCCGGTCCTGCTGCTGGACGAGCCGACCGATGGCCTCGACCCCAACCAGAAACGCGCCGTGCGCGCCCTGATCGCGCGGATGGCCCCGACCAAGGCAATCCTCATCTCCACCCACACGCTGACCGAAGTGCCCGCCATGTGCACACGCGCCATCGTGGTCGACCGCGGCATGATCGTTGCCGACGGCACGCCGGAAGAGCTGGCGAAGAAATCCGATGACGGATCGCTGGAAGGCGCCTTCATGCGCCTGACCGACCAGGCCGAGGCGAACGCACGATGA
- a CDS encoding Gldg family protein — MKSKHYLLIATALVTVIFVAGNLLAQRVLTGVQIDFTQNHLYSLSKATKEKLSDIAEPVDITLVYSRSVGQDYPAVRAYAARVRELLKAYEAQSGGNVRVREIDPSPFSTAEDEALAAGITAIDTNGDDPLYFGIIGHNTIDDQRVIPFLAPEREVTLEYDLTRMVARLDDPDPPRVGILTTLPGMSAPGGQGGYTLLADIDRSFEIVPIADNFQSLPSDLDVLLVAHPPPLSDRQEWLIDQFVLRKGRAVFLVDPAAKTAVGQGLFDVSTAEAKSDLGLLGDSWGISLSMDAVADAAGSLPVPVDLGDGRVEEQAHPLFIAAPAGDMNQDDLITADLTRAVNFGAPGALVTSELPADVTFSPLIETGPSPSYIDADRAVRDMTPSDTLKAYQTQPGPLVLAARLSGPLVTAFPAGAPALEEPSDPVMAELARADAANAPPHISASQTDAELVFIADVDFIADDFYIVPGRGIVVADNGALVLNALDALAGGGELSRLRSRAPSLRPMTRIDDMRASAEAIYFRQQAELEASLNEAQGRLEELQAIGSTDGFFQGDEAADLTDDERTELAELRERIVTLRGELRAIERDYRHDIDRMEATLKAINIWGGPILIALAGLLVWRRQQARARRES, encoded by the coding sequence ATGAAGTCGAAGCATTACCTCCTCATTGCAACAGCGCTGGTGACCGTCATTTTCGTGGCGGGAAACCTGCTCGCGCAGAGAGTGCTGACCGGCGTCCAGATCGATTTCACCCAGAACCACCTTTACTCGCTGTCGAAGGCGACAAAGGAGAAACTGTCGGACATTGCCGAACCGGTGGACATCACGCTCGTCTATTCGCGCAGCGTCGGACAGGACTATCCGGCCGTGCGTGCCTATGCCGCCCGCGTGCGGGAATTGCTGAAAGCCTATGAGGCCCAGTCCGGCGGAAATGTCCGGGTGCGGGAGATCGATCCTTCTCCCTTCTCGACCGCGGAAGACGAAGCGCTGGCGGCCGGGATCACCGCCATCGACACGAATGGTGACGATCCGCTCTATTTCGGAATCATCGGGCACAACACGATCGACGACCAGCGGGTGATCCCCTTCCTTGCGCCGGAACGGGAAGTCACGCTGGAATATGATCTCACCCGCATGGTCGCGCGTCTGGACGATCCCGACCCGCCGCGCGTCGGTATCCTGACCACGTTGCCAGGCATGTCCGCGCCGGGCGGACAGGGCGGCTACACGCTTCTGGCGGACATCGACCGGTCTTTCGAGATCGTCCCGATTGCCGACAACTTCCAGTCCCTGCCATCCGATCTCGACGTCCTTCTGGTCGCACATCCCCCGCCCCTGTCGGATCGTCAGGAATGGCTGATCGACCAGTTCGTGCTGCGCAAGGGCCGCGCCGTGTTCCTCGTTGACCCGGCGGCCAAGACGGCCGTCGGACAGGGCCTGTTCGACGTGTCCACCGCGGAGGCGAAGTCCGATCTCGGACTGTTGGGCGATTCCTGGGGCATTTCGCTGTCCATGGATGCTGTCGCCGATGCGGCAGGGTCCCTGCCCGTGCCGGTTGATCTGGGCGATGGCCGGGTCGAGGAACAGGCCCACCCGCTGTTCATCGCCGCGCCGGCCGGCGACATGAACCAGGACGACCTGATCACCGCCGACCTAACCCGCGCTGTCAATTTCGGCGCGCCGGGCGCGCTGGTCACCTCCGAGCTGCCGGCGGACGTGACCTTCTCTCCCCTGATCGAGACCGGGCCCAGCCCCTCCTATATCGATGCCGACCGGGCCGTGCGCGACATGACCCCGTCCGACACACTGAAAGCCTACCAGACCCAGCCGGGGCCGCTGGTGCTGGCCGCGCGCCTCTCCGGGCCGCTGGTCACCGCCTTCCCCGCCGGTGCGCCAGCGCTGGAGGAACCGTCCGACCCCGTCATGGCCGAGCTCGCGCGGGCCGACGCCGCCAACGCCCCGCCGCACATCTCCGCCAGCCAGACGGACGCCGAACTCGTCTTCATCGCCGATGTCGATTTCATTGCGGACGATTTCTACATCGTGCCCGGACGCGGCATCGTGGTGGCCGACAATGGCGCGCTGGTCCTGAATGCGCTGGACGCGCTCGCGGGCGGCGGGGAACTTTCCCGTCTGCGCTCACGCGCGCCGAGCCTCAGGCCCATGACGCGGATCGACGATATGCGCGCGTCTGCTGAAGCGATCTATTTCCGTCAGCAGGCCGAACTGGAAGCGAGCCTCAACGAAGCCCAGGGCCGGTTGGAGGAATTGCAGGCAATCGGCTCCACCGATGGCTTCTTCCAGGGCGACGAGGCCGCTGATCTGACCGACGACGAGCGGACCGAACTGGCCGAGCTGCGCGAGCGGATCGTGACGCTGCGCGGCGAACTGCGGGCCATCGAACGCGACTACCGCCACGACATCGACCGGATGGAAGCGACGCTGAAAGCCATCAATATCTGGGGCGGCCCGATCCTGATTGCGCTGGCCGGCCTGCTCGTCTGGCGCCGCCAGCAAGCCCGCGCGCGGAGGGAGTCATGA
- a CDS encoding creatininase family protein, which yields MLLPVSTWQDIESWLKTSRTILIPIGSMEQHGPNGFIGTDALCPEIIARHAEAKAPDEILVGPTFSVGCAQHHLGFPGTITLRPSTMIAAMADWTESLIRHGFERIYWLNGHGGNVATIQAAFSEIHARRSFDPRGADNRPGLELKLRNWWDFSPVMQLCNQLYPVGHGSHATASEVSVTYFGYPDRARPEVEMSPKIAPNGKIGDAVQYRRDFPDGRIGSDPTQSNAEDGAKIVEAAAKAVLDEVKRFAA from the coding sequence ATGCTGCTTCCCGTTTCGACCTGGCAGGACATCGAATCCTGGCTGAAAACATCCCGCACCATCCTGATCCCGATCGGGTCCATGGAACAGCACGGGCCGAACGGCTTTATCGGCACCGATGCGCTGTGCCCGGAAATCATCGCCCGCCATGCCGAAGCGAAGGCACCAGACGAGATTCTGGTCGGCCCGACTTTCTCGGTCGGCTGCGCGCAGCACCATCTGGGCTTTCCGGGCACGATCACGCTGCGCCCCTCCACGATGATCGCCGCCATGGCGGACTGGACCGAGAGCCTGATCAGGCACGGCTTCGAGCGGATCTACTGGCTGAACGGCCATGGCGGGAACGTCGCCACGATCCAGGCGGCCTTCTCCGAGATTCATGCCCGGCGCAGCTTCGACCCGCGCGGCGCAGACAACCGCCCAGGCCTGGAGCTGAAATTGCGCAATTGGTGGGATTTCTCGCCGGTCATGCAGCTCTGCAACCAGCTCTATCCGGTCGGCCATGGCAGCCACGCGACGGCGTCTGAAGTATCGGTCACCTATTTCGGCTATCCGGACCGGGCCCGGCCGGAGGTAGAAATGAGCCCGAAAATCGCGCCCAACGGCAAGATCGGCGACGCGGTGCAATACCGCCGCGACTTCCCGGATGGCCGCATCGGCTCGGACCCGACCCAGTCGAATGCCGAAGACGGGGCAAAGATCGTCGAGGCCGCCGCGAAAGCCGTTCTGGACGAGGTGAAACGCTTCGCGGCGTAA
- a CDS encoding 5-(carboxyamino)imidazole ribonucleotide synthase, giving the protein MTPVAPGSVIGILGGGQLGRMLANAAQRLGFDVDIYCPEDNPPAARVARHHWKGAYDNKALLTEFAEACAVVTLEFENIPVIAADVIEATGHHLYPGAKSLAVSQDRAEEKAFLNDIGIATADYRVINSDHDIAKALPELGGTGLLKTRRDGYDGKGQAWVRSPDDIAAAWAGVGAAPCVLEAPVPFEREISVIVARSSQGETATWAPPRNVHRDGILATSTAPSGLPLDVEQAAREKAIALVDALGHVGVLALELFVLPDGGLLANEFAPRVHNSGHWTPEACQTGQFEQHIRAICGWPLGDTRRLFDAEMENLIGEAGNVDPATLAPGDVLTLYGKHEARPGRKMGHITRRLAPRKA; this is encoded by the coding sequence ATGACCCCCGTCGCGCCAGGCAGCGTTATCGGGATCCTTGGCGGCGGCCAGCTCGGCCGCATGCTGGCCAACGCCGCGCAGCGCCTTGGCTTCGATGTCGACATCTATTGCCCGGAAGACAATCCGCCCGCCGCCCGTGTGGCCCGCCATCACTGGAAAGGCGCCTATGATAACAAGGCCTTGCTGACCGAGTTCGCCGAGGCCTGCGCCGTTGTCACGCTGGAATTCGAGAACATCCCCGTCATCGCCGCTGACGTCATTGAGGCCACAGGCCACCATCTTTACCCCGGGGCCAAATCGCTCGCGGTGTCGCAGGACCGGGCCGAAGAGAAGGCCTTCCTGAACGATATCGGCATCGCCACGGCGGACTATCGCGTGATCAATTCAGATCATGACATTGCCAAAGCCCTGCCGGAGCTGGGCGGAACCGGACTGCTGAAGACCCGCCGCGACGGCTATGACGGCAAGGGCCAGGCCTGGGTTCGCTCCCCCGATGACATCGCCGCCGCCTGGGCCGGGGTCGGCGCTGCGCCCTGCGTGCTGGAAGCGCCTGTCCCGTTCGAGCGCGAAATCTCTGTCATCGTCGCCCGTTCCAGCCAGGGTGAGACCGCCACCTGGGCCCCGCCGCGCAATGTGCACCGGGATGGCATTCTCGCCACCTCCACCGCGCCGTCGGGTCTGCCGCTGGACGTGGAACAGGCCGCCCGGGAGAAAGCCATCGCGCTGGTCGATGCGCTGGGCCATGTCGGCGTGCTGGCGCTGGAACTGTTCGTATTGCCGGATGGCGGCCTGCTGGCGAATGAATTTGCCCCGCGCGTGCACAATTCCGGCCACTGGACGCCGGAAGCCTGCCAGACCGGCCAGTTCGAACAGCATATCCGCGCCATTTGCGGCTGGCCGCTGGGCGATACGCGCCGCCTGTTCGATGCCGAGATGGAAAACCTGATCGGCGAGGCGGGCAATGTGGACCCCGCCACCCTTGCCCCCGGCGACGTGCTGACCCTTTATGGCAAGCACGAGGCCCGCCCCGGCCGCAAGATGGGCCACATCACCCGCAGACTTGCCCCCCGGAAGGCCTGA
- a CDS encoding DUF1223 domain-containing protein — protein MKRLLAALFVLSPVAVPAAQAESPTLIELFASQNCRACPKAHATLKAVEEARDDVLILTWSVDYWDYLGGKDPMAMGESKERQRAYVDRFRLRGPYTPQTVYNGVEQCPGNKPGKVETAISKASKETPAGVRLVRKGEGVELSGKADGLTDIWYVDYLDGEDNTTDMVHPVTQVTALGPWLGGRTQITLPVCHSHCALIVQEAGFGPVLATLPLDPPAAE, from the coding sequence ATGAAACGCCTGCTCGCAGCCCTTTTCGTCCTGTCGCCCGTCGCCGTCCCCGCCGCCCAGGCGGAGTCGCCGACCCTCATTGAGCTCTTCGCATCCCAGAATTGCCGGGCCTGTCCGAAGGCACATGCGACGCTGAAGGCGGTGGAGGAAGCCCGCGACGATGTCCTGATCCTCACCTGGTCGGTGGATTACTGGGACTATCTGGGCGGCAAGGACCCCATGGCCATGGGTGAGTCGAAAGAGCGCCAGCGCGCCTATGTCGACCGGTTCCGCCTGCGCGGGCCCTATACGCCGCAGACCGTCTATAACGGCGTCGAACAATGCCCGGGCAACAAGCCCGGCAAGGTCGAAACCGCCATCTCCAAGGCCAGCAAGGAAACGCCGGCCGGCGTGCGTCTTGTGCGCAAGGGAGAAGGGGTGGAGCTGAGCGGCAAGGCCGATGGCCTGACCGACATCTGGTATGTCGATTACCTGGACGGCGAAGACAACACGACCGACATGGTTCATCCCGTGACGCAGGTTACCGCGCTCGGGCCCTGGCTTGGCGGGCGCACCCAGATCACGCTGCCCGTCTGCCATTCGCATTGCGCGCTGATCGTGCAGGAAGCCGGCTTCGGGCCTGTGCTGGCCACGCTGCCGCTGGATCCGCCGGCCGCAGAGTAA
- a CDS encoding DUF4340 domain-containing protein encodes MTELRQRQRRKRLQILGAAAAVLTVLAVLVNMDFRGGPAQTGRTGQPVLPDFAATRAEATEIRVTLADESYRLLNTADGWTLEGSNGYPVRADRLADLATGLGELTWGEARTRDPDKLNRVGLGDPRKGGTGALIELANSDGEVTASIVTGRKGEHLYARRPDEMQAYRVTGDLPPLYNGDAWLDLDIIDISPDAVSAVRLFDRYGESLYLQRAVGTSERSFRPGPPYQDFRLISRLAASTPALALTRFQPIGVKPAADLTTRPVGRHITETHDGLEVEVEAYREPDGFFVTLRAIEAGEGAHRGSTINDKATGWAFELSEYDWNDFTPAVSSIVRPPEIAVPEAP; translated from the coding sequence ATGACAGAGCTCCGCCAGCGCCAGCGGCGCAAACGCCTGCAGATCCTCGGCGCAGCCGCAGCCGTGCTGACAGTCCTCGCCGTGCTCGTGAATATGGATTTCCGGGGTGGCCCGGCGCAGACCGGACGGACCGGCCAGCCCGTTCTGCCGGACTTCGCCGCAACCCGCGCCGAAGCGACGGAAATCCGTGTGACGCTGGCCGACGAATCCTACCGTCTGCTGAACACGGCCGATGGCTGGACGCTGGAAGGGTCGAATGGCTATCCCGTCCGCGCCGACCGGCTGGCGGACCTCGCGACCGGGCTTGGCGAACTGACCTGGGGCGAAGCGCGCACGCGCGATCCGGACAAGCTGAACCGGGTCGGCCTCGGCGATCCGCGCAAGGGCGGCACCGGCGCGCTGATCGAGCTGGCCAATAGCGATGGTGAGGTGACCGCATCCATCGTCACCGGGCGCAAGGGAGAGCATCTTTATGCGCGCCGGCCGGACGAGATGCAGGCCTATCGCGTCACCGGGGACCTGCCACCGCTCTACAATGGCGATGCCTGGCTGGACCTCGATATTATCGACATCAGCCCGGATGCCGTCTCCGCCGTGCGCCTGTTCGACAGATATGGCGAGAGCCTTTACCTGCAGCGCGCCGTCGGGACGAGCGAACGCAGTTTCCGTCCCGGGCCGCCCTATCAGGACTTCCGCCTGATCAGCCGGCTGGCCGCCTCAACCCCTGCCCTCGCCCTGACGCGTTTCCAGCCCATCGGCGTGAAACCGGCGGCCGACCTGACGACGCGCCCGGTCGGACGGCACATCACGGAAACGCATGACGGGCTGGAAGTGGAAGTCGAAGCCTATCGCGAGCCCGATGGCTTCTTCGTCACGCTTCGCGCCATTGAGGCCGGCGAAGGCGCCCACCGGGGCAGCACGATCAATGACAAGGCCACAGGCTGGGCATTCGAACTGTCGGAATATGACTGGAACGATTTCACACCGGCGGTCAGCTCCATCGTCCGTCCGCCGGAAATCGCGGTGCCGGAAGCCCCCTGA